From Medicago truncatula cultivar Jemalong A17 chromosome 7, MtrunA17r5.0-ANR, whole genome shotgun sequence, a single genomic window includes:
- the LOC11406007 gene encoding soyasapogenol B glucuronide galactosyltransferase, whose amino-acid sequence MESQQSHNKLHVVFLPYPAIGHMNPMIDTARLFAKHGVNVTIILTHANASRFQKSIDSDVSLGYSIKTQLLQFPSAQVGLPEGIENMNDATSREMLSKVTRGVWMLKDSFEVLFKDLQPDCIVTDMMYPWTVESAAKLNIPRIHFCSSSYFSDCGIYFVRKYKPHYNLVSDTQKFTIPCLPHTVEMTRLQLCDWERETNVMTAIFEPNYVSAERSYGSLYNSFHELESDYENLSKTTIGIKSWSVGPVSAWANKDDKRKANRGHTEKSIGKQTELLNWLNLKQNESVLYVSFGSQTRFPHAQLVEIAHGLENSGHNFIWVIKKDDKVEDGEGFLQEFEERMKESNKGYIIWDWAPQLLILDHPATRGIVTHCGWNSILESLNSGLPMITWPVSSEQFYNEKLLVDVLKIGVPAGAKVNKFWMNITVDEMVRREEITKAVEILMGSGQESKEMRMRAKKLGDAAKRTIEEGGDSYNNLIQLIDELKSLKKSKTLDEKAD is encoded by the coding sequence ATGGAATCTCAACAATCCCATAACAAACTTCATGTTGTTTTTCTTCCATATCCAGCTATTGGCCATATGAACCCTATGATTGACACTGCAAGACTATTTGCAAAGCATGGTGTTAATGTTACCATCATACTTACACATGCCAATGCTTCAAGGTTCCAAAAATCCATAGATAGTGATGTCAGTTTAGGATACTCCATCAAAACTCAACTTCTTCAGTTCCCTTCTGCTCAAGTTGGTCTCCCTGAAGGTATTGAAAACATGAACGATGCCACTTCACGAGAAATGCTTAGTAAAGTCACTCGTGGAGTATGGATGCTCAAAGATTCTTTTGAAGTTCTGTTTAAAGATCTTCAACCAGATTGTATAGTCACTGATATGATGTATCCTTGGACTGTGGAATCAGCTGCAAAACTAAATATTCCAAGGATTCACTTTTGCAGCTCAAGCTACTTCTCCGACTGTggaatttattttgttagaaaATATAAACCCCATTATAATTTAGTTTCTGATACACAGAAATTTACAATTCCTTGTTTACCTCATACAGTTGAGATGACCCGTCTTCAACTTTGTGACTGGGAAAGGGAAACCAATGTTATGACGGCCATTTTTGAACCAAATTATGTATCAGCGGAAAGAAGCTATGGGTCACTATACAACAGTTTTCATGAACTTGAAAGTGATTATGAGAATCTTAGTAAAACTACAATCGGAATCAAATCATGGAGTGTCGGACCAGTTTCAGCCTGGGCTAACAAGGATGATAAAAGAAAGGCGAATAGGGGACACACGGAGAAAAGCATAGGAAAACAGACAGAATTGCTAAATTGGCTTAACCTGAAGCAAAATGAGTCTGTATTGTATGTAAGTTTTGGCAGCCAGACTAGGTTTCCTCATGCTCAGCTTGTAGAAATTGCTCACGGGCTTGAAAATTCAGGTCATAATTTTATCTGGGTTATAAAAAAAGATGATAAAGTTGAGGATGGAGAAGGTTTCCTGCAAGAATTTGAGGAAAGGATGAAAGAAAGCAACAAGGGCTATATCATATGGGACTGGGCACCGCAACTTCTGATATTGGATCACCCAGCAACAAGAGGAATTGTGACTCACTGTGGTTGGAACTCAATTCTTGAAAGCTTGAATTCTGGTTTGCCAATGATTACGTGGCCAGTGTCTTCTGAGCAATTTTACAATGAGAAGTTGCTTGTTGATGTTTTAAAGATAGGGGTCCCAGCAGGAGCAAAAGTAAACAAGTTCTGGATGAACATTACAGTAGATGAAATGGTGAGAAGGGAAGAGATTACAAAGGCTGTTGAGATTTTGATGGGAAGTGGCCAAGAGAGCAAAGAAATGAGGATGAGAGCAAAGAAACTTGGTGATGCTGCCAAAAGGACTATAGAGGAGGGTGGAGATTCTTACAACAACTTGATTCAGTTGATTGATGAGCTGAAATCGTTGAAGAAATCTAAAACGCTTGATGAGAAAGCAGATTAG